CCCATTCCCAGCTGGGCAGCAGAGTTAGGCAGAGCAACTGAGCTCTGTCTTATGCCAGGCACGTTGTAAATGTTCACCATCAATGTTGCTGTTCTGGCATCTGTGTTTATTTACACCATCCCCCAGCTGATGGAAACAAAGTACAATCAGCCTGGGCCTgagttaacaaaacaaaaatctgaattGTATCCCTCCTCTTCCTTTATTCCCTCCTCCTCGCTGAGCCCTGCCGCCAGTCCCCTTCCTTGGGGCATGTCTATTCTTTGTCCCCACTCAGGCCCAGAGGTGTCTTTATTGTATCTTTGCAGGCTCCGTGATGTTTCTGACCTTTCTGTGCACCAAGGATTTGTTCATGTCCTCACTTTTCTTGAGCAAACTACTTAActgctctgtgtctcagtttcttcgtCTCTATAAAGAAGACGTTAATGGAACCTTCGTCTTAGGGTTGTTGTGGGGATTAGATATCATAGTTCATAGAAAGTGTTTGGTTGGAGGCCACAGAGTAAGTAAACTTTCAAAAATGGAAACAGGCTGAATTTCAGGGTCTACACTCAACTGTCTTCTTAGGAGCTAATGCCTTAACTGTTGCCTCTGTTCAGAATTAAAGCTTCATGCAGCTCTGAGCCCAgaggtggagggggcggggggctggtGGTGCAGGGACTGTGGGGAACGGGAGATGCTTTTCTGTGGGGGAGATGGGCATCCGTGGAGAGCCAGAAACTCCAAAACTGTGTTAGTATTTCCACTCCCATTCTTATATCAGTCACACGGTGATGCCGTGAAAATGCATGTAATGCCGCAAACATTAGAATTGGACAGATGCAGCTCTGTGCCCCTGAGCAGGTTACTCAGCCacctgactcagtttcctcatctgcccaGTGGGGATAATAGCTGTGGTTCATGGCTGATAAGACTGATTAAGATCTGTCATGGGCAGGACTTTGCCCAGCCTGCCGCAGAGCAGGTACCCAGTCCATCTCTATCAGTTTGCTACGGCTGCCATGACAGAGTACCATAAACTGGGCGGCTTAAAGAGCAGacgtttattttctcatagttctacaggttagaagtccaagatcaaggtgtcagcagggttgatttctcCTGAGGACTtgctccttggcttgcagatggccgctTTCTCACAGTGTCCTtacatggccttttctctatgCGTGTGCGCCCCTggtgtctctccctcttcttaaaaggacaccagtcatactggattgggGCCCTACCCTAAAGGCCTCGTTTTAAtgtaatcacctctttaaagaccctgtctccaaatgcaGTTACCTTCTGAGGTACTAGGCGTTGGGACTTCAGTATGTGATTTTTGAGGCCACAGTTCAGCCCATGGCAACCCTCCAGTCCAGAGGCGATGCCCCCAAGGAGAAAGAActacccccctgcccccagcactaCTGACACCGCTTATCTTCCCAACATCTCTTCGCTTCTTGCACCCTAGGACTCCAGGATGGCCAGCAACAGAGCGAACAGATACAGCTTTTCTTCTTGAGCGGGTCTGCATCTCCGCCCCCTCCTCTAACAAACCCTTAATCAAGGATCTGAGCCTGAAGATCTCTGAGGGGCAGAGCTTGCTTATCACAGGCAACACGGGCACCGGCAAGACCTCCTTGCTCCGGGTTCTGGGTGGCCTCTGGGCGAGCACAGCGGGTGAGAGCCAGCCTTCCCTGCTCTGAGCCAGCCTTGGCCTGAGGGGGGGGTATGTGTGTGAGAATCAAGCCTCTTGTTGGGAAATCAGAGTGAGGGGCAATTACCTTTCTGGGAGATCTTAAAATGGTGCTTTCTGTAGGCTCAGTGCAGATGCTGATGGACTTTGGACCCCACGGGGTGCTGTTCCTGCCACAAAAGCCATTCTTCACTGACGGGACCCTTCGGGAGCAGGTTAGCCGGGGCCcactcctcccaccccttccccccaacctGGACCCTGGTGGTGGGACAGGTCTCAGCCCTGGAGAGCTATGGGACAGCAGGTGGGGTATAAAATGAACCAAGCCCAGGAACTCCCTGGCTCTAAGGACTTTTTATTCACTTCTATGGATTAGGCCATGTACTCAGAGCAACTTCTGGGAGCAGGTTAACCTGTGGAGGCCGTAAGCCAAATATCACATGTGTTTGTTGAACACCAGCTTGGATTCTGGGGGCCCTGCCCTGCTGTCTGCCAGCCCCGCCTCTCCCACCGGACCCTCAGCCAGGACGCTCCTTGCTCTCCTCGGGTGGAGAGGAGCCTGGCCTCTGGCAGCTCCTGGGGCTGTTTCTGAGGGTGGATAGCTGTGTGCAGCCCCACCTCTCCTTGACCCTTGCCCTAGGCCCATGTGGTTTCTTCTTTTATCAGGTGATATATCCCTTGAAGGAGATCTACCCGGACTCAGGTGAGCTGAGCCTCTTGAGGACGCAACCTCCCATCCCACCgtctcttctctgtctgactatgGCCTCACCTGTACCTTTTGGAAGAGGCCCCAGCCAGGCTGCTGGTTTCAGGTGGGgtcccctccacctcctcctttgACTGTTTACTATTCGGGGGTCTGTACCCTGACCTCATCTTGTTCTGTCTCCCCCTCCGGTGGAGAGACACcactggaggaaaggaagggattaCTTCCTTCACTGGGTCCTTCCCGTGTTTATTAAGTGCTGTAACCTGTCGCTTCAGAGCCTTGGCCCACATTCTGGGGCCCCCGGCCATGATGTGCCCCATCTATTCTGGCTACACAGAGGAGCTGACTTCTTGAAGGCTTCTGTGTTTTGCAGGTTCTGCTGATGATGAGAGGATCATGAGGTTCCTGGAGTTGGCAGGCCTGGTGAGTGAGGGCAGGGACCCTGAGGTCCAAGCCCACCTGGTGGCACTGACCACAGGTGCAGGCCCAGCGGAGTTGGCCCTACTGTCCCTGCCCCAGGACTGGAAGTCTGAGCCTTGGGCAGGGTGATGGGTGTATAAATCGGCAGTGGGAGCTGTTGGCCAGGTACAGGCAACAAGCAGCGTCCACTCTctagcaaattttaaaacaataataagacTACATCAGCCTGCTTTTTCTGGTCACCACATTCCAGCAAGTCTCAACAGTGTGGCTGACGGactgctcccccagccccactgtgGTACGCGACCAGGGGTAGCTGTGTCTCGGGTGTGTGTGGTGGGACTGAGGAGGTCCTCAGGATAGCAGGAAGCAGGGATGGGCCCTTTTACGGACATCGTTTTCTCTGGGTGTGTTACAGTCCAGCTTGGTGGCAAGGACAGAGGGTCTGGACCAGCAGGTCGATTGGAACTGGTAAGAAGGAGGTTGGGGTGCTCCAGAGCCAGCTCCCCCAAAGACAGTGGGTCCCAGAGGCCTGGGCAAGGGATGAAGTGACTTCTGACCCCAAATTCTAGGGGTTtgctgggctgctggggacctggttcATGTCCGTGGTACAGAATTTTGGCCTTGCCTTGTGTAGGCAGCGGGGCTGTGGTGGAAAGGGGGGTGACATCCATCCGTCCTGGGGCAGCCTGTCTGCGCTGGGAGCCTCTTCCTGCCCAGACCATTCTGTGCAAAAGCCAAGCTACAGCCTCCTTCCTCCAGTGGGCCTCTCGTTCCCCTTTCTCAGGTATGATGTTCTGTCCCCAGGAGAGATGCAGAGGCTCTCCTTTGCCCGGCTCTTCTACCTGCAGCCGAAGTATGCAGGTGAGGTTCGCCCTGTAGGTACACATGCTAGCCAGGCAACGTTTGCGCTCACAGGTATAGCAGCGTGTGTTCGTGTGCACCTGGAGAGGCATTGGTATGGGTAGGAGAGCACACCTGTGCCTGGCCAGGTATCTCTGTCCCTGCAGGAGAGGATGGCAGGGCTCTGCCCATGAGGTAGCAGTGCTTGGCATCCTCAGGTATATGTTGAACTGCCagttcttaacctctgtgccagtGCGGCAGCTGGAGCCAGCCTTGAGAGGGCTTCTCATGTTATGGCCGTCAGGCTCTGCCATCAGTGAATGGGCATCCCTCTGCTGTGCCTGGCAGAGGTGTGAACTTTTCTAAGCACTGACATCCTTGGGGGAACTAGGATTCCCTGGATTGAGTGGTCCTAGGCAGTGGCTGGTGGATTAGGGATAGGGTAGGAAGCTGAGGGATTTTGTCTTGCAGCTGACAGAAGGCTTCCCAGATGGAGCCTAGCCCTCCGCTCCTCTGGCCCACGCTCTCCCTAAGGCAGGGCCCCTGTAAGCCAGAACAGCTTTCAGCCTCCCACCAGGTCCCAGCGAAGGTGGGTGTGGGTTGGAGGAGCGGCAGAGGTGGGTCTGGGGCAGGACTTCATCTCTTCCCACTGAGTTCTGTCCTCAGTGCTTGATGAAGCCACCAGTGCCCTGACCGAGGAGGTGGAGAGCGAGCTCTACCGCATCGGCCAGCAGCTGGGCATGACGTTCGTCAGCGTGGGCCATCGGCGCAGCCTTGAGAAGGTACCTGTGCCCGCAGGATGGCctgaggaggagaaagaatgCCAAGGCTGGGCCTGGCCGGGGCCAGAGCCCCCTCAAAATGGAGAGTGGGGATGGCAGAGAGGGCAGGGAATCTGTCACAGCCGGGGCAGCCTGATCTCCGCGTGGTGGTGGTCTCTTGTAGTTTCACTCCTTGGTTCTGAAACTCTGTGGAGAAGGAAGGTGGGAGCTGACCAGAATCAAAGGGGAATGAAGCTAAGGCTGGCCACTGGCAGGAGAGCCAAGCCCAGGAGGTCGAGTCCCCAGGAGAGACCAGGAAGGCTGATGGGGCAAGGAAGGAGCTCCAGGTTTGCCTCACAGGTCCCGTGTGGGTAGCACCAGCAGCAGTGGACTCAGCCCACGTGTGGCCCTCCGCAGGACCCTCATCCTGCCAGGGTGCCTCCTGCTGCCTCAGCCAGAACTTCGTACACTTGACGTGCTGATTACTTCATATATGACCTCAGATCGTGTTTTCTAAAGAAAACCTGAAAGTGTGGGATCTATAAGAAATGCAGGGTCAAAATGGAGAGTGTATCGGACTTGGAGTCAAGAGATCCAGGAATCTTTTAGAATACATCAATTTTGCAACAGTAGATTTTTAACTTTAATcaactatttaaattttataactttttttaaaagaaaagataaacgtTTTTAAACTTGCagctttccccttttttctttcttcttcatcataagatgatcttttttttttttttttttttttttttttggccacaccatgcgggaTGCGGGATCCATGCAggatgtgagatcttagttccccaaccagggatcaaacccgtgccccctgcagtgaaagcatggagtcttaaccactggaccgccaaggaagtccctaagaTAATCTTCTTAATTGACTCTCCGGGCTTGTCTTTGAGAGCCTGGGGGGGTGGGAGCAGCACTCTCCACTGTGCTGGAACCTtctgcccgtaggttcttcacTGGCATCTCCCACTTACCCATTGCCAGTTGTCCCTCAGCCACTAACCTCGAGGGCCCTTCAGCTTTTCTTAACCCAGATGAAAATAAATCCcgtaatatttttaagttaattcattacttaaatgcatttttttaaatataaatttattaattaatttatttttggctgcgttgggtcttcgttgctgtgcgtgagctttctctagttgtggtgagccggggctactcttcgttgtggtgcgcgggcgtctcactgtagtggcttctcttgttgcggagcatgggctctaggtacgcgggcttcagtagttgtggctcacgggtttagtgCTCCgttgtatgtgggatcttccctggaccagggctcgagcccatgtcccctgcattggcaggcagattcttaaccactgcgtcagcAGAGAAACCccctaaatgcatttttaaaggaaagtttaCACTTGATATAAATAGAAAGTAActgtaaaaattaatacaaataatgTTATGAAATGGCAGCTGTGTACTGCACCTGCAAAGACTCTACACCTGAGGCTGGCTCTCTGTACAAAGGGAGGTTAGGGGTGTTACAGAGGAGTTAGACATACTAGCACCCAACTGAGAATCTTCTTAATAGATTTGGGGAAATGGAATGGGAACCGCAAGGGAAGTGATTTTCTCTCTCTAAGACGAGGTTCTTTAATGTCTCTTGATACCACTGAAAATGATCCTAGATGCGGGCTGGAGCTCCAGACTTGGGGAGATGTTGCCCTGGATAACATGTCTAACCCCCTCCCTCCATGGTGTGGCTGGCATGGAGGCCTCAAGCCTATTCTCAGCTCTGCCCCATACGGTTGCTAAAGCAGTGTGTCCAGGTGCCGAGCTGAGAGAACTCTGGGGTGGGCACCTGACCAGGTCTGATGGTGTGTCCAGTCTCCGGTGAAGCGTCCTTAGGGACCTACAGGATGTCAGCATCGGGAAGCCTCGTGGCAGCCCTTCTCATGGGGCTGAAAGGGACCGTCAAGGTCGGCATCTGCTTCACGAGCCTTCCCATACTTGAATCTCCCAACCATATCCTGCCAGGTGCTCTTCTGGCCTCTGTTCAGACACCTCTAGCATTGGGGGCCACCCATCCTCAGACCCCTCTGAGGAAAGCTCTTCCTTAGGCCAAGGGGAAACGTATCTCCCTCAGGATCCCCCTGACTCCCACCCCTTGGGCATGTTTTAAATTGTGGGGTTCGGGTATGGAAAGACTCCCTCTCTGGCTTAATTTCTGTACTTTCATCAATATAGCTGAAGCTCCCCTCAGCCTTTTTGGTGATAGCATTGCCTCACTGACTTGCTTCAGACTCACAAGCCCCTTCAACTCCTAAGCCTTTTTCACAAGTGCTGCTGCTGCAGATTATTATAGAGACCAAGTTTGTTCCTAACTCAGAGTCTTTGCACTTGCCATTTCCTCTGCCTCAAACATGTTCCCAGTGCTGTTTCTGTTCTTAATACTCAAATACTCAGTGTCCTCCCTTGCAGAAACTCTGCCAAGAGAAGGCTGTTCTTAGAGGCAGACTGTACCCTTATCCATCATTCATCTCAGAGATGGTGGCTACTCGAGAGTTTTAGGTGAATCGATACAAACCTGCATGAGGAGAAGTCAGGTTATGTGTCCTCAGTGGATGACAAggaccaaaatgttcattttaagtgttttaaaataagcGAGGCAAATAATTTCCCAAACTTAAGTCTTGTTCTGCCACCCAGGAATCTACACAGACCCACGTGGATGATACATAGAAATGTTGTCCTTATATCCCTCTCATCACTCTTCTGAGGAGTCCTGGAGCCATGGGACAGGGCAGAAAAGCAACCTTTTGTTATCTCCATCAAGTGTCCGCTTACCTACCATATCAACTTGTGTACCACCCCAGTCATTCTGGGGTGGAGAATAACAAACTAGTCTCTGTTCTGCCACAGCCCACAGGGAGCTGTGCTCTGTGTTCTGCATCCAGGACAGTCTCCCAGGAAGCCAAAGAAGAGCAATGCCAGCTGCCCTCTGTAAAGACTGCCTTTCCAGAAACATTGTCTTGTTGGTGCTATTTCCTTCTGACATCCTGTCTAGGTGTCAGAATGATGGGTGGCCCTGGGCTAAACCCTGGGCCAGGAAGGAACCCCTGGAGGCACAGGGAGTTGTCAGGAGAACTGGTGCCTGGAGAACAAGCCAGCTGAAAGGGAGCCCTGGACTGGGGAGCTGCAGAGACTGTCCTACCAGGAAGTAGGGTAAAGTGTGGACAGGCATCAGGCAGGGGACATGTGCTGGGGAACACTGTCCTCAAGCCTCTGGCAGGGTGAGGCTGGACAACTGGCCAGTGGATTTGCCCATCTGTAAGTAGTTAAGGGTTCTGAGGGTCAGATGCCTCTGGGGAAGGTTTCCCTGGGAAAATCCAAAGACAGGGCAGAGACTTACCTAACATGCTATCAGACCCTGACCCCAGGCCCAGAACTGCCAGCCCACGAGGGAGTGAAGGGGGAAACAAAGGCAAGTCTCAGTCTTGAACTGGCGGAGAGATTTGTACAGAGCTTGCATGCTTAAGGGAAGCCCAGCTCCTGCCACATTCTCTTAAGAACGCTGCAAGGAAgatgcttccttttctttcctttttacccCACTTGAAGAGTCTGAGCTCCAGGACCTGAAATGACTTGCTTAGGAATCTCAAGTTCAAAACAGAACTCCTCAGCCTCTGAACCGTCCCCACCTGCTGCATTCATCTTGCCCATCTCAGGGAATGACACTTCCACTGTCCACCCTGAGCTCAGGCTAGAGACCTGAGACCCTCCGGACCTCCTTCCCCATATCCAATCCATCACTACATCCCATGGGTtctgcttccaaaatatatctgaagcccacctctgccctcccccgAGGCCACCACCAAGTCCACCCAGACAACTGTGGCAGCCTTGTCCCTGGTCTCCCTGCTGCTTCTCCCAACCCCCCACATCCTCCACAAAGCAGCCTGAAGGaccttaaaaatgcaaattagctGTGCCCTGCATTAAAGTCCAAAATACTGGGCCTGCAAGGCTGCACTCCCATCCCTCTCCTCGAGCCCATTGGCCTCTGTCATCAGAGATGGGCCAAGCTGGTCCAGCTGAGAGCCTTGTTCCCATGCATTCCTGGAAGCGCACAAACTACCAAGACTGACTCAAGGAGAAACAAAATCTGAATGGTTCTATAACAgtgattgaatcagtaatcaaaaacctcccagccaataatcctccctccctccccaataaTCTGAGGGCCAGgtggcttcactagtgaattctaccaaacatttaaagaatgtttcatatcaatccttctcaaaatattccagaaaatagaagcagagggaacacttcctaactcattctattagGTCATCATTGCCCTGCACCAAAGCCAtataaagacatcacaagaaaactgaagacaaataccctttatgaatatagatgtaaatattctcaacaaaatactagtggACAAAATCCAGCAGTATATTGAAAGCattatacatcatgatcaagtgagatttagcccaggaatgcaagggtagTTCATATGAAAATCAACATAAAACACCACAGTAGAATGAAGGGGAGAAGCCACATGATCACCTCTATTggtgcagaaaaagtatttgataaaatccaacccccttttatgataaaagcactcaataaacaggctagaaggaaagggaattttctaaaaagaaattttctaaaaAGACATATAAAAAATCCTACAtcattggataaagaagatgtggcacatatatacaatggaatattactcagccataaaaagaaacgaaattgagctatttgtaatgaggtggatagacctagagtctgtcatacagagtgaagtaagtcagaaagaaaaagacaaataccgtatgctaacacatatatatggaatttaagaaaaaaatgtcatgaagaacctaggggtaaagcaggaataaagacgcagacctcttagagaacggacttgaggttatggggagggggaagggtgagctgtgacagggcgagagagagtcatgggcatatacacagtaacaaacgcagtaaggtagatagctagtgggaagcagccgcatggcacagggatattggctcggtgctttgtgacagcctggaggggtgggatggggagggtgggagggagggagacgcaacagggaagacatatgggaacatatgtttatgtatgactgattcactttgttataaagcagaaactaacacaccattgtaaagcaattataccccaataaagatgttaaaaaaaaaaaatcctacatcaTACTCggtaaaagactgaaaactttcccactaagatcaggaacaagacaaggatgactgcttttacaaattttattcaacattgtactggaggttctggCCAGAGCagttagtcaagaaaaagaaaaggcatcaaaattggaaaggaggaaataaaactatttgcagaagacatgatcaTATatctagaaaatcctaaagaaaaaagacaaaaaacacaaagTATAACAAAGTCAACAAAGGTGCAGGatacatgcaaaaatcaattgtatttctatatactagcaatagacaaagcaaaaaggaattaagaaaacaattctatcaatatttacaataacatcagaaagaataaaattcaccCAGGCAGTGAaagacttatactctgaaaatacaaaacattgctgaaagaaattaaagacctaaataaatagacatcccatgttcatggattggaaaactttattttagatattttgcagacttctttatttatgtatttatttttttaatattttatttatttatttggctatgtccgtgtgcaggtttctctctagttgtggtgtgcagggtttttttctttttttctctccagttgtggtgcttgggctccagagcgcatgggctgtGTAGTTtacagcacgcgggctctcttattgaggtgcgtgagctcagtagttgtggcgtgtgggcttagttgccccacggcatgtggggtcttagtctTAGTTCCCCAGACCAcagatcgaacccacgtcccctgcattggaaagcagattctttaccactggaccaccagggaagtcactggaagacttaatgttgataaaatggcagtatttcctAACGAAATACTGGTTCACAGATTAAATGtaacccctatcaaaattccaatggctttttttttttttttttgcagaaattgaaaaCCTGATCCtataatttgtatggaattaCAAGGGATCACAAATAggcaaaacagtcttgaaaaagaagaacaaaggtgaaggactcacacttccagatttcaaaatttacttcaaagtcagtaatcaaaacagtgtagtagTACTAGCATAAAAATAGACTAACATAAAGTTctgtggaatagaattgagattccagaaataaacccatatatctaagtcaaatgatttttgtcAAGGGTGCCAGGACCATTCAGTGGGGATAGtgtcttcaacaaatagtgctggaaaaCTTGaaatccatatgcaaaagaatgcaagtggacccttacctcacacacCAGATACAAAAATTgactaaaaatggatcaaagaactAAATTTTATAGCTAAACTAAAccactcttagaagaaaacatagggcagAACTTCTTGAATTTGacaatggtttcttaaatatgatgCCAAAAGCACAAGCGACAAGAAAAATGGATACATCggacttcatcaaattaaaacttttgtgcatcaaaggacactagcAGGAGAGAGCAAAATAGCGAAGCAGGCAGTTCCAAACACCCATCCCTCAAAAGGAACGTtgaaaaacaagcagaaactGGCAGAACCAACTTTGTCTGAACTGGACAACAGTCATAGATTTATAGCGAAGACTGCATCAAGACAACTTCCATATGGTAGGTAGGAAAGCTGTGTGGTGTTTTTACTTGCCTTGCCTCGTCTCTTCACCAGCTTGGTGGCAGTCTTGAAGAAAGCAGCCCATGTTCTCAGTATGGGACCCCAGTCCCTGGTTCCAGAGAACGCAGAGCAGACCTTATTCACAAATTACTGTTTGTTCTAACCTATCAGGGGCTAGAAAGACTGACAGGTGCTCTTCTCTGTCTTGCCTGACTTGGAACTCACTCAGGGCAGAAAAATAGTAGGCATTGCTCAAAAACTTTGTAAGGTGGGGGACtcactggcagtccagttgttaagattccgtgcttccgctgcagggggcgtgggttctgtccctggtcagggaactaagatcccacatgctgtgtggcatggccaaaaaaacccccaaacaccaaaaaacaaaaacaaaaaacaaacaacctttgTAAGGTGAACAAAATCCTGCAGCCACCTGAAGCAAAGATTATGCTTAAGACATACAATAGGACCACCTAAAGCCTGGGAAGAAATACTGGGGAGTCTCTTTGGGAAATTGGGGTATTCTAAAGTGACCCTGTGTACTAGAGAATTTAGAAAGCCACATGCATGGCTAGGACAGGATGCATGTTtggaaaagacctgagaagacccTAAGCTTTCACCTCGGGCAGGTCACTGGGCTTGGTTCAAGCGGGAAATAAAGGCTAAGGCAGAGTTTTAAACTGCCTGGCTAAGTGCTAAAGGAGTGGCCGGAAAAGAGCAGTCTGTAAAGACTGGAAGAGATGGggtgtttgtttccttttagcTCCTGGTATTCAAGGAAATCGCTGTGAAAATGCTAGTTGAACAGAGACTTCAAATGAACGCACATGACAAGGATGACAGTCTTTACAAAAATAGTTTGGGAAAGTTATCAAACAGATGACTGCAGTTTGCGATAATCAAAAACAGTAAactctggggaagggagagaaactgatttccagagttaccatattataatattcaaatgttcagttttcaacaacaacaacaaaaatcatacaaagaaacaggattGTGGTccattcaaaggggaaaaaatggacagaaaccTTCCCTGAGGATGCCCAAACATTGGACTTTCTAGACAAAGGCTTTAAATCAACTGTCTTAAATATGCTCAATTAGCTAATGGGGACCTTAGAGCTGGTTCTAGCTTTGGCTCTGGTGTTAGAGCTGGCAGCCAGCACTGGCTCTACATCTGTAACTGACACTGGTGCTGGAGCTGGAGCTACAGCTGGATGTGGCCCCACAACTGGTGTGAGAGCTGGTCTAGGAATTGGCTGTACCTCTGAACTAGCTCTGGCCCTATAGCTGGCCCTAGCTCTGGCTTTGCTATtagagctggggctggagctggcGCTGGCTCTGGACATGC
Above is a genomic segment from Tursiops truncatus isolate mTurTru1 chromosome 2, mTurTru1.mat.Y, whole genome shotgun sequence containing:
- the ABCD4 gene encoding lysosomal cobalamin transporter ABCD4 isoform X14, with the protein product MLSLLLFSVGVNMFDYLGSILSYVVISIPIFSGVYRDLSPTELSTLVSKNAFVCMYLISCFTRLIDLSTTLSDVAGYTHRIGELQETLLDMTLKSRDGEILDESEWDLARTPGWPATERTDTAFLLERVCISAPSSNKPLIKDLSLKISEGQSLLITGNTGTGKTSLLRVLGGLWASTAGSVQMLMDFGPHGVLFLPQKPFFTDGTLREQVIYPLKEIYPDSGSADDERIMRFLELAGLSSLVARTEGLDQQVDWNWYDVLSPGEMQRLSFARLFYLQPKYAVLDEATSALTEEVESELYRIGQQLGMTFVSVGHRRSLEKVPVPAGWPEEEKECQGWAWPGPEPPQNGEWGWQRGQGICHSRGSLISAWWWSLVVSLLGSETLWRRKVGADQNQRGMKLRLATGRRAKPRRSSPQERPGRLMGQGRSSRFASQVPCG
- the ABCD4 gene encoding lysosomal cobalamin transporter ABCD4 isoform X13, coding for MLMGPIVAKLVQQEKLEGDFRFKHMQIRVNAEPAAFFRAGHVEHMRTDRRLQRLLQTQRELMSKELWLYIGVNMFDYLGSILSYVVISIPIFSGVYRDLSPTELSTLVSKNAFVCMYLISCFTRLIDLSTTLSDVAGYTHRIGELQETLLDMTLKSRDGEILDESEWDLARTPGWPATERTDTAFLLERVCISAPSSNKPLIKDLSLKISEGQSLLITGNTGTGKTSLLRVLGGLWASTAGSVQMLMDFGPHGVLFLPQKPFFTDGTLREQVIYPLKEIYPDSGSADDERIMRFLELAGLSSLVARTEGLDQQVDWNWYDVLSPGEMQRLSFARLFYLQPKYAVLDEATSALTEEVESELYRIGQQLGMTFVSVGHRRSLEKVPVPAGWPEEEKECQGWAWPGPEPPQNGEWGWQRGQGICHSRGSLISAWWWSLVVSLLGSETLWRRKVGADQNQRGMKLRLATGRRAKPRRSSPQERPGRLMGQGRSSRFASQVPCG
- the ABCD4 gene encoding lysosomal cobalamin transporter ABCD4 isoform X15 encodes the protein MLSLLLFSVGVNMFDYLGSILSYVVISIPIFSGVYRDLSPTELSTLVSKNAFVCMYLISCFTRLIDLSTTLSDVAGYTHRIGELQETLLDMTLKSRDGEILDESEWDLARTPGWPATERTDTAFLLERVCISAPSSNKPLIKDLSLKISEGQSLLITGNTGTGKTSLLRVLGGLWASTAGSVQMLMDFGPHGVLFLPQKPFFTDGTLREQVIYPLKEIYPDSGSADDERIMRFLELAGLSSLVARTEGLDQQVDWNWYDVLSPGEMQRLSFARLFYLQPKYAVLDEATSALTEEVESELYRIGQQLGMTFVSVGHRRSLEKFHSLVLKLCGEGRWELTRIKGE
- the ABCD4 gene encoding lysosomal cobalamin transporter ABCD4 isoform X10, with product MAVRGPAPRASARDQRISQDVERFCRQLSSVASKLIVSPFTLIYYTYQCFQSTGWLGPVSIFGYFILGTVVNKMLMGPIVAKLVQQEKLEGDFRFKHMQIRVNAEPAAFFRAGHVEHMRTDRRLQRLLQTQRELMSKELWLYIGVNMFDYLGSILSYVVISIPIFSGVYRDLSPTELSTLVSKNAFVCMYLISCFTRLIDLSTTLSDVAGYTHRIGELQETLLDMTLKSRDGEILDESEWDLARTPGWPATERTDTAFLLERVCISAPSSNKPLIKDLSLKISEGQSLLITGNTGTGKTSLLRVLGGLWASTAGSVQMLMDFGPHGVLFLPQKPFFTDGTLREQVIYPLKEIYPDSGSADDERIMRFLELAGLSSLVARTEGLDQQVDWNWYDVLSPGEMQRLSFARLFYLQPKYAVLDEATSALTEEVESELYRIGQQLGMTFVSVGHRRSLEKVPVPAGWPEEEKECQGWAWPGPEPPQNGEWGWQRGQGICHSRGSLISAWWWSLVVSLLGSETLWRRKVGADQNQRGMKLRLATGRRAKPRRSSPQERPGRLMGQGRSSRFASQVPCG